A genomic window from bacterium (Candidatus Blackallbacteria) CG13_big_fil_rev_8_21_14_2_50_49_14 includes:
- the uraH gene encoding hydroxyisourate hydrolase has protein sequence MSTLSTHALDTATGRPAAGLALMLEKQEDPTGWKAYCQARLRGESAEKPVWSRLAQGVTNTDGRCPELLPPGTQLEPGIYRMDFDTASYFAAQGVQGFYPIAQIVFEILADNEHYHVPLLLSPFGFSTYRGS, from the coding sequence ATGAGCACGCTTTCTACCCATGCTTTGGATACCGCCACAGGCCGGCCCGCTGCGGGTTTGGCGCTGATGCTTGAAAAACAGGAAGACCCCACTGGCTGGAAAGCTTATTGCCAGGCCCGTTTGCGTGGCGAATCCGCAGAAAAGCCTGTCTGGTCGCGTCTGGCCCAGGGGGTGACCAATACCGATGGGCGTTGCCCCGAGCTTTTGCCGCCCGGTACCCAATTGGAGCCCGGAATTTACCGCATGGATTTTGATACGGCCAGTTATTTTGCTGCCCAGGGGGTACAGGGATTTTACCCGATAGCGCAGATTGTCTTTGAAATTTTGGCAGACAATGAGCATTATCACGTGCCTTTGCTTTTGAGTCCGTTTGGTTTTTCAACCTATCGGGGCAGTTGA
- a CDS encoding 2OG-Fe(II) oxygenase, translated as MEVLRVDYKAPDAAAQFAYSLRETGFGVLYHHPIDQLLIDEVYEEWKDFFASEKKYHYLFNRETQDGYFPPSVSEKAVGFEKKDLKEFFQYYTWGKFPAEMSDATKKLQRQLSALAQTLLAWIEDYLPGEIQTTLSMPLKEMISSSEQTQLRILHYPPLEGEPSGAVRAAAHGDINLLTVLVGATTNGLQVQDAEGVWHDVPSDRDSIAVNIGDMLEMATHGYYKSTLHRVINPVGAENTSRLSMPLFLHPRPEVFLTETCRAGDFLRQRLLAIGVL; from the coding sequence GTGGAAGTTCTCAGAGTAGATTATAAAGCCCCCGATGCTGCTGCCCAGTTTGCCTATTCCCTGCGGGAAACAGGTTTTGGGGTTTTGTATCATCATCCCATCGATCAATTGCTGATCGATGAGGTTTACGAAGAGTGGAAAGACTTTTTCGCTTCTGAGAAAAAATACCACTACCTCTTTAACCGCGAAACCCAGGACGGTTATTTTCCGCCTTCGGTTTCTGAAAAAGCTGTGGGGTTTGAGAAAAAAGACCTCAAAGAGTTTTTTCAATACTATACCTGGGGCAAATTCCCAGCCGAAATGAGTGATGCCACCAAAAAACTGCAACGTCAGTTATCTGCACTGGCACAGACCCTCTTGGCTTGGATTGAAGACTATCTGCCCGGCGAGATTCAAACGACCCTGTCGATGCCTTTGAAAGAAATGATCTCGAGCAGTGAGCAAACCCAATTGCGGATTCTGCATTACCCTCCTCTGGAGGGTGAGCCCAGTGGCGCAGTGCGTGCAGCGGCCCATGGCGATATCAACCTCTTAACGGTTCTGGTGGGGGCGACTACCAATGGTTTGCAGGTTCAAGATGCCGAAGGGGTTTGGCATGATGTACCCTCTGATCGCGACAGCATTGCTGTGAATATTGGCGATATGCTTGAAATGGCGACCCACGGCTATTATAAGTCGACCTTGCACCGCGTGATCAACCCTGTGGGTGCAGAAAATACCTCACGTCTTTCCATGCCGCTCTTTTTGCATCCGCGCCCAGAGGTTTTTCTTACGGAGACCTGTCGGGCCGGAGATTTTTTGCGCCAACGTCTCTTGGCAATAGGCGTTCTTTAG
- a CDS encoding bifunctional allantoicase/OHCU decarboxylase, with protein sequence MSEPTFTQLPDLAAEQVGGVAIFANDEFFAEKENLLKPGRGVFIVDKYTDRGKWMDGWETRRSRVPGYDWCLIKLGIPGLIHGFDVDTNHFLGNYPEHCSIESCSLSGDPSVDELLAARWVELLPKSRLQGGSRNFFACESRERWTHLRLNIYPDGGVARFRVHGEAAPDWSHLVEGELIDLAGIQNGGQVLICNDMFFSPKDNLILPRRAAHMGEGWETRRRREPGNDWLILRLGAPGYLREIEIDTAHFKGNYADLCSIDACLIHEPVPVDFLTSRSLQWTEILPPQKLQADQIQTFTDLQASDQLFSHLRVNIYPDGGISRLRVRGVLGRLARFNQRPLPMLREDLTRCCGSSEWVEQMLQGAPFDSEEQAYRLAEQVADTLSAEDWLEAFSHHPQIGDVDSLRQKFAATAQWASQEQAGSMGASEETLQALAAGNKTYLEKFGFIFIVCATGKSAAEMLTLLQERLENDPEKELGVAAGEQRKITRLRLEKLFA encoded by the coding sequence ATGAGCGAACCGACATTTACCCAGCTTCCCGATTTGGCCGCTGAACAGGTGGGTGGTGTGGCAATCTTTGCCAACGATGAGTTTTTTGCTGAGAAAGAGAACCTGCTCAAACCAGGTCGTGGCGTTTTTATTGTCGATAAATACACAGATCGGGGCAAATGGATGGATGGCTGGGAAACCCGCCGCAGCCGTGTGCCCGGTTATGACTGGTGCCTGATCAAACTGGGCATTCCGGGATTGATTCATGGTTTTGATGTGGATACGAATCATTTCTTGGGCAATTATCCTGAACACTGCTCAATTGAATCCTGTAGCCTGAGTGGTGACCCCAGTGTTGATGAACTTTTGGCGGCCCGTTGGGTGGAACTGCTGCCCAAGTCGCGTTTGCAGGGGGGCAGTCGCAATTTCTTTGCCTGCGAAAGCCGTGAACGCTGGACGCACCTGCGTTTGAATATTTATCCCGATGGCGGCGTGGCCCGTTTTCGCGTACATGGTGAAGCGGCTCCCGACTGGAGTCATTTGGTCGAAGGCGAGCTGATTGATTTGGCGGGGATTCAGAACGGGGGACAGGTCTTGATCTGCAATGATATGTTTTTCAGCCCCAAAGACAATCTGATTCTGCCCCGTCGGGCTGCACATATGGGCGAAGGCTGGGAAACCCGCCGCCGCAGGGAGCCCGGCAATGACTGGCTGATTCTGCGTTTGGGCGCACCTGGCTATCTGCGTGAAATTGAAATCGATACTGCCCATTTCAAAGGCAATTACGCCGACCTCTGTTCGATCGATGCCTGTCTGATTCACGAGCCCGTGCCCGTTGATTTCTTAACCAGCCGCAGTTTGCAATGGACAGAAATTCTCCCGCCGCAAAAACTTCAGGCCGATCAGATTCAGACCTTTACAGATTTGCAGGCCTCGGATCAACTCTTCAGCCATCTGCGGGTGAATATTTATCCCGATGGGGGCATCAGCCGCCTGCGTGTGCGGGGAGTACTGGGGCGTCTTGCCCGTTTTAACCAGCGCCCCTTGCCCATGTTGCGTGAAGATTTGACCCGTTGCTGTGGTTCCAGTGAGTGGGTGGAACAGATGCTCCAGGGCGCGCCCTTCGACTCTGAAGAGCAGGCCTATCGCCTGGCTGAACAGGTGGCTGATACGCTCTCTGCTGAAGATTGGCTGGAGGCTTTTTCGCACCATCCTCAGATTGGGGATGTGGATTCGCTGCGCCAGAAATTTGCGGCAACGGCCCAATGGGCTTCACAAGAGCAAGCTGGGAGCATGGGCGCTTCAGAAGAAACCCTGCAGGCCCTGGCTGCCGGTAACAAGACCTACCTTGAGAAATTTGGTTTTATTTTTATTGTCTGTGCAACTGGCAAAAGTGCGGCTGAAATGCTGACTTTGCTGCAGGAGCGGCTTGAGAATGATCCTGAAAAAGAATTGGGCGTGGCCGCAGGCGAACAGCGTAAAATTACCCGTTTGAGATTGGAGAAACTCTTCGCATGA
- a CDS encoding PadR family transcriptional regulator, translating into MIMQLFSYNLSASLIFVKIRRGEAVEMSLPHAILAILTQKEATGYDLAQNFSQSIGHFWQASHQQIYRELSKMEAQGWVSFAVVPQKGKPDKKRYALTLAGQDELKNWLEEPARVTPIRETLLIKLFAGTLTSPEVLVSQLETHLELHREKLAAYQSLENEYFQGELSFAAGLQYWSLKRGLSYELASLEWCEQVLAWLNKHASKAD; encoded by the coding sequence ATGATTATGCAATTATTTTCATATAATTTATCTGCAAGCTTGATTTTCGTGAAGATCCGACGAGGAGAAGCCGTTGAGATGTCCCTGCCCCACGCGATTCTGGCGATACTGACTCAAAAAGAGGCTACGGGTTATGATTTGGCCCAAAATTTCAGCCAAAGTATTGGCCATTTTTGGCAAGCCAGCCACCAGCAAATTTACCGTGAACTCTCCAAAATGGAGGCCCAGGGATGGGTTTCGTTTGCGGTCGTGCCGCAAAAGGGCAAGCCTGATAAAAAGCGCTATGCCCTGACTCTCGCCGGGCAGGACGAATTGAAAAACTGGTTGGAAGAGCCTGCCCGTGTGACGCCGATTCGTGAAACCCTTTTGATCAAACTCTTTGCGGGCACTTTGACTTCGCCCGAAGTCTTGGTTTCACAGCTTGAAACCCATCTCGAGCTGCACCGTGAAAAACTGGCCGCTTACCAAAGCTTGGAAAATGAATATTTTCAAGGCGAGCTTTCTTTTGCTGCAGGTCTGCAGTATTGGTCGCTCAAGCGGGGCCTGAGCTATGAGCTTGCCTCCTTGGAATGGTGTGAGCAGGTTTTGGCTTGGTTGAACAAGCACGCTTCAAAAGCAGACTAA
- a CDS encoding class II aldolase family protein, whose translation MHNASQTEISELILELSRHLHQRHLLAAADGNLSYRFSDQEIVITPSGKNKSRLKPEDLAWMNLKGEILAGQPSSERLMHLEIYRKVPEARAIVHAHPPTAIAWSLARPDLRELPTEALPEVILAAGKIPVVPYARPGTLEMGTRILPFLPDCRLLILARHGAVCWGDSLEEAANGIERLEQVAMILKIADELGGTVPLPYGELRALKELRKQIGPRII comes from the coding sequence ATGCACAATGCTTCGCAAACTGAAATCTCAGAACTTATCCTGGAACTTTCACGCCATCTTCACCAACGTCATTTACTGGCGGCAGCTGATGGCAACCTCAGCTACCGCTTTTCAGATCAAGAAATCGTGATTACTCCTTCAGGCAAAAACAAATCTCGTCTGAAGCCCGAAGACCTGGCCTGGATGAATCTGAAAGGTGAGATACTGGCAGGTCAACCTTCGAGTGAACGCCTGATGCATCTTGAAATTTATCGCAAAGTACCTGAAGCCCGAGCGATTGTGCACGCCCACCCACCGACGGCAATCGCCTGGAGCCTGGCTCGCCCCGATCTGAGAGAACTGCCCACAGAGGCGCTGCCTGAAGTCATTCTGGCAGCAGGTAAAATTCCCGTTGTGCCCTATGCCCGCCCTGGCACACTTGAAATGGGAACCCGCATTCTGCCCTTTCTGCCCGATTGCCGCCTGCTGATCCTGGCCCGGCATGGCGCCGTCTGCTGGGGAGATTCCCTCGAAGAAGCAGCCAATGGTATTGAACGACTGGAACAGGTCGCGATGATTCTCAAAATTGCTGATGAATTGGGAGGAACGGTTCCTCTGCCCTATGGAGAGCTGCGGGCCTTAAAAGAGCTGCGCAAACAAATTGGCCCACGAATCATTTAA
- a CDS encoding DNA-binding response regulator — MPQIHLIDDDSQLHELLKAYFSAGPLELSGSETPSAGLAWLEQNPADLVILDLMLPEMDGFEVCRRLRAQWPKLPVLMLTARGDDLNTIMGLELGADDFMSKPFNPRELEARIKSILRRTENAEPAPPTRHLLCSEQHALQLDLDAHTATHQGQWLDLTPTEFDLLRCLMENRGIVQSRDQLIQKLRGYDWESLDRSVDMHISKLRQKLGDTSKKPQIIKTVWGIGYLFPAAP; from the coding sequence ATGCCCCAGATTCACCTGATCGACGATGACAGCCAATTGCATGAACTGCTCAAAGCCTATTTCAGCGCAGGCCCGCTTGAACTCAGTGGCTCAGAAACACCTTCAGCAGGCTTGGCCTGGTTGGAACAAAACCCAGCAGATCTGGTGATTCTCGATCTGATGTTGCCTGAAATGGATGGATTTGAAGTTTGTCGCCGTTTACGGGCTCAATGGCCGAAACTTCCCGTCTTAATGCTCACCGCGCGCGGCGATGATCTCAATACGATCATGGGCCTGGAGCTGGGGGCCGATGATTTTATGTCGAAGCCCTTCAACCCCCGTGAATTGGAAGCTCGCATCAAAAGCATTCTCAGACGAACAGAAAATGCAGAGCCCGCTCCACCGACCCGTCACCTCCTGTGCTCAGAACAACACGCATTGCAATTGGATCTGGATGCCCACACCGCTACGCACCAAGGCCAATGGCTCGATCTCACCCCAACCGAATTTGATCTGCTGCGCTGCCTGATGGAAAACCGGGGCATTGTGCAAAGCCGCGATCAGCTGATTCAAAAACTGCGGGGCTATGATTGGGAAAGCCTGGATCGCAGCGTAGACATGCATATCAGTAAACTGCGCCAAAAACTGGGGGATACCTCTAAAAAACCCCAAATCATTAAAACGGTCTGGGGTATCGGCTACCTTTTTCCGGCGGCGCCATGA
- a CDS encoding disulfide bond formation protein DsbA: MTAAPVKIAYFSDILCIWAYIHEVRMRALLHHFAEQVTISYHFMPLFASAHHKIQTGWADRGGFQGYGAHVYNTAQRYEHIHVDSRVWAEVAPRSSASVHNFIKALQLLEQAGEISAERQAAYKHRTPVEEAIWRLRLAFFHDARDISLRDTQLEIADSLGFSGEKIMALIHSGESLASFFLDLQLKDEMRVQGSPTLVLNQGRQILYGNVGYRVLEANIQELLTESGEQASWC, from the coding sequence ATGACGGCTGCGCCTGTCAAGATTGCCTATTTCTCAGACATTCTCTGTATTTGGGCCTATATCCATGAAGTGCGCATGCGTGCTTTGCTTCATCATTTTGCCGAACAGGTTACAATCAGCTACCATTTCATGCCTTTGTTTGCCTCAGCGCATCACAAGATTCAGACCGGCTGGGCTGATCGAGGCGGCTTTCAGGGCTATGGAGCCCATGTCTACAATACTGCCCAGCGTTACGAACATATTCATGTGGACTCACGTGTCTGGGCGGAAGTGGCTCCCCGCAGTTCGGCCAGTGTTCACAATTTTATCAAGGCCTTGCAATTGCTTGAGCAGGCGGGTGAAATTTCCGCTGAGCGTCAGGCGGCTTATAAGCACCGAACGCCTGTCGAAGAGGCGATTTGGCGTTTGCGCCTTGCTTTTTTTCATGATGCGCGGGATATCTCGCTGCGGGATACCCAGCTTGAAATTGCCGATTCTTTGGGTTTCTCAGGTGAAAAGATTATGGCTTTGATTCATTCAGGTGAATCTTTGGCTTCGTTTTTTCTGGATTTGCAGCTCAAAGATGAAATGCGCGTTCAGGGCAGCCCCACATTGGTTTTGAATCAGGGTCGTCAGATCTTGTATGGCAATGTGGGCTATCGCGTTTTGGAAGCAAATATTCAGGAGTTACTGACAGAATCCGGTGAGCAGGCCAGTTGGTGTTAG
- a CDS encoding deoxyguanosinetriphosphate triphosphohydrolase — protein MPRYDRRHPEDLQRSDPDRDYREPSQKDRDRILFCSAFRRLAGVTQVVSVQEGHIFHNRLTHSLKVAQIARALALKLMQTDQETLSKLGGLDPNVAETAALAHDLGHPPFGHIAERKLNQLAQGVGLKDGFEGNAQSFRIVTKLAIRKEHFCGLNLSRASLNAILKYPWLYGQIGLRSTKKWGAYFTEQIDFDFARQGFENSPAKSLEAELMDWADDIAYSIHDVEDFYRANLIPLDRLVGSLRKGKNNRWEVLRGSETDLLLQAIFKRWDNEGMQAEFSSEESRENLKQSFVHIISQLSGIQQPYEGSHAQKALLRHFTSLHVSRYINAIKICDPEQNAGNLIQISEDALHEVKMLKELTWHYVMRRPALTAQKKGQVHIIETLFNVFHEAAGSNRRGDWDIFPFAYRERLENTEDSDERTRIVIDLIASMAEAQAVQMYQRLTGTSPGSMLMQIVY, from the coding sequence ATGCCAAGATACGATCGCCGCCATCCTGAAGACCTTCAACGTTCGGATCCTGATCGCGATTACCGCGAACCCTCACAAAAAGACAGAGACAGAATCCTGTTCTGCTCTGCCTTTCGCCGCCTGGCGGGGGTCACCCAGGTCGTCTCTGTACAAGAGGGGCATATTTTTCACAACCGCCTGACCCACAGTTTAAAAGTGGCCCAAATCGCACGCGCCCTGGCGCTGAAACTGATGCAAACCGATCAGGAAACCCTCAGCAAATTGGGTGGTCTCGACCCCAATGTAGCAGAAACCGCCGCCCTGGCACATGATTTGGGACATCCTCCCTTTGGACATATTGCCGAACGCAAACTCAACCAATTGGCCCAAGGTGTGGGGCTCAAAGATGGTTTTGAAGGCAATGCCCAATCCTTTCGAATTGTCACCAAACTGGCGATTCGCAAAGAACATTTCTGTGGTTTAAATCTCAGCCGGGCCAGTCTCAACGCCATTCTCAAATATCCCTGGCTTTACGGGCAGATTGGCCTGCGCTCCACAAAAAAATGGGGAGCCTATTTTACCGAACAGATCGATTTTGACTTTGCTCGCCAGGGCTTTGAAAACAGCCCAGCCAAGTCATTGGAAGCAGAACTGATGGACTGGGCTGATGATATCGCCTATTCTATTCACGATGTGGAGGATTTCTACCGGGCCAACCTGATTCCCCTGGATCGGCTGGTCGGTTCGCTGCGCAAAGGCAAAAACAATCGCTGGGAAGTCTTGCGAGGCTCCGAAACCGATCTGCTTTTGCAGGCCATTTTCAAACGCTGGGACAACGAGGGCATGCAGGCCGAATTCAGCAGTGAAGAAAGTCGGGAAAACCTGAAACAGTCCTTTGTGCATATTATTTCGCAACTCTCAGGCATTCAGCAGCCCTATGAGGGTTCACATGCCCAGAAAGCCCTCTTGCGCCATTTTACCTCGTTACACGTCAGCCGCTATATCAACGCCATCAAAATCTGCGACCCAGAGCAAAACGCAGGCAATCTGATTCAGATTTCGGAAGATGCCCTGCACGAGGTGAAAATGCTCAAGGAACTGACCTGGCACTATGTCATGCGCAGACCCGCTCTGACCGCGCAGAAAAAAGGACAGGTACATATCATCGAAACTCTCTTCAATGTCTTTCACGAAGCAGCGGGTTCCAACCGCCGGGGGGACTGGGATATTTTTCCTTTCGCCTATCGGGAACGCCTTGAAAATACAGAAGACA